Sequence from the Prunus persica cultivar Lovell chromosome G5, Prunus_persica_NCBIv2, whole genome shotgun sequence genome:
tgagtaaaataataatacctCCTCATCCCTGTGCATGAAATTCATGAATCCCTCATGATGATTGTTATGATGAGGACACTTGGGAGCATTCACTGGGAGCTGCAGATAGTTCGGGCCAAGACGGTGCCTCTGAGTATCAGAATATGCGAAGATTCGAGTTTGGAGCATCTTATCATCTGAATAGTAGATACCAGGGACAACATGGGCAGGGTTAAACGCAAGTTGTTCATTCTCTGCAAAGAAGTTATCGATGTTTTTATTCAGAACCAAACGGCCAACTGGCTGCAGGGGAAGGATATCTTCAGGCCAGGTCTTAGTTAAGTCAAGAGGGTCAAAGTCAAATCTGTCCTCGTGATCAGGATCCATTGTCTGAATATAAAGTTTCCACTCAGGGTAGTTGCCAGCTGCAATGGAATCATAGAGGTCCTTGGTAGCATGGCTGTGATTAGCTCCTCCAACCTTAATAGCTTCATCCTCCAACAAACACTTGACTCCACAAGTAGGTTTCCAATGAAATTTCACATAGTGTACTTTCCCTGCCTTACTGATGAGGGTATAGGCGTGAACACTAGAGCCTTCCATGTGCCTGTAATCTTGTGGAACTCCCAGATCATCATAAAAGAAGGCGAACGTGTGCAGGCTTTCTGGAAGGTGGGAGAAGAAGTCAAGGATCCTCCAAGTCTCTTGGATGTGCGACTTGGGGTTCGGTTTGAAAGCACGGATCGCGTCCGGGAATTTCATTGCATCACGGACAAAAAAGACGGGGAAATTGTTTCCAACCAGGTCAAAATTACCCTGCGTTTAAGAAGAACAAAGTCACCACATGAGTAATTACTACACAGCAAAATTAACCCGAATAAATTCGTATATGGTGAATAATGCTACATGAGCAATCTATTACAGCCAGACGACTACCCCCTATAAtttaaaggaaaatgaaaaggcAGAGCTAAGAAAGGAATGAATGCAATCTTTCATTAAAGTCACGAGACTGCAAGATTTCCAATAACTATAATTAGTCAAATATGACTTGAGTACTTCAGATTTTGTCACCACAGCCACCTCAGCTGCCACTACAGATACCAATACAAATCCATTAAATATGCCTACACtattgagaaaataaataaaacattgaTAATATATAGGTAAAAACCTCACCTCTCTGGTGTAAAACTTCACTGCAAAACCACGAGGATCCCTCAGGGTTTCAGGGCTGCCACGCTCATGGATAACAGTGGAGAAACGCACAATGACAGGTGTCTGAACACCAGGGGCTCGAAGGAAGTCAGCACAAGTAAGCTGAGAAATATCATGAGTGACCTCAAAGAATCCCTTTGCACTGGCTCCCCTAGCATGGACAACACGCTCTGGGATTCGTTCTCTATCAAAGGTGGCAAGTTTCTCCACCAGATGATAGTCCTCAAGGAGAACTGGACCTGAAAAATAGAAACAGAAATTTAATTCGGAACTGCACCGACTCAACTCATCATATTTAATCATCTAGATTACATGCAAAAATagcataaaaatgaaattaattgtTATGCGTTCCagaacataaaataaagatgaCTGTTGCTCGGTTGcaaatatttgtaatttttatttacattTAGAAGGTAGGGTTTCAGCCAACCAGATTATCTTGACAACCCAAAAGGAGGCTGGAGGAATTAAACGAGAACCAACAGAGCGGGACAATCATTTTTCAACTAAAGTAAgtagaaattttaaaataaagggTTTACTACTGAAATACCCC
This genomic interval carries:
- the LOC18776773 gene encoding catalase isozyme 1, with product MDPYKHRPSSAFDSPYWTTNAGAPVWNNDSSLTVGPRGPVLLEDYHLVEKLATFDRERIPERVVHARGASAKGFFEVTHDISQLTCADFLRAPGVQTPVIVRFSTVIHERGSPETLRDPRGFAVKFYTREGNFDLVGNNFPVFFVRDAMKFPDAIRAFKPNPKSHIQETWRILDFFSHLPESLHTFAFFYDDLGVPQDYRHMEGSSVHAYTLISKAGKVHYVKFHWKPTCGVKCLLEDEAIKVGGANHSHATKDLYDSIAAGNYPEWKLYIQTMDPDHEDRFDFDPLDLTKTWPEDILPLQPVGRLVLNKNIDNFFAENEQLAFNPAHVVPGIYYSDDKMLQTRIFAYSDTQRHRLGPNYLQLPVNAPKCPHHNNHHEGFMNFMHRDEEVNYFPSRHDPVRHAERYPIPSNILSGKREKCVIEKENNFKQPGERYRSWAPDRQERFIRRWVDALSDPRVTHEIRSIWISYWSQADKSLGQKLLSRLNVRPSI